Proteins from a single region of Bos javanicus breed banteng chromosome 7, ARS-OSU_banteng_1.0, whole genome shotgun sequence:
- the LOC133252100 gene encoding olfactory receptor 2H2-like, with protein MTIPGTKTTKDFSPLGDHIAATGPRWALDGHVNDTIPDDFILLGFSDNPSLEMTLFVTVSISYMVTLMGNTTIILLFHLDPHLHTPMYFFLTNLSLLDLCFTTSCIPQMLVHLRGPDKTISYLGCAVQLYIFLGLGAAECVLLLVMAFDRYVAVCRPLHYTVIMQPHVCHKLAFLVWTSGIFGTLVQSPTTMKLPFCHHHRVDDFVCEVPALIRLACGDTHSNELQISVIGSVFLMVPLLLILISYGHIARTVLAIQSHEGRRKAFQTCSSHLVVVFLFYCTVTAVYIQPRSHFSRKGGKFLTLFYTVVTPTLNPLIYTLRNKDMKGALKRLFGKDRTSNVQ; from the coding sequence TCCCAGATGGGCACTAGATGGACATGTCAATGACACCATCCCAGATGACTTCATCCTTTTGGGTTTTTCAGATAACCCCAGCCTTGAAATGACCCTTTTTGTGACTGTGTCTATCTCTTACATGGTCACCCTAATGGGCAACACCACAATCATACTTCTGTTCCACCTagacccccacctccacacccccatgtacttcttcctcaccAACCTCTCCCTCCTGGACCTCTGTTTCACCACCAGCTGCATTCCCCAGATGCTAGTCCATCTCAGGGGCCCAGACAAGACCATCAGCTACCTGGGATGTGCAGTCCAGCTCTATATCTTCTTGGGACTGGGAGCTGCtgagtgtgtgctgctgctggtcATGGCCTTCGACAGATATGTGGCAGTATGCCGACCCCTACACTATACAGTCATCATGCAGCCTCACGTGTGTCACAAGCTAGCATTTTTGGTCTGGACAAGTGGGATATTTGGCACCTTGGTGCAGTCACCCACCACCATGAAGCTCCCCTTTTGCCATCATCACCGGGTGGATGACTTTGTCTGTGAAGTCCCTGCACTGATCCGTCTGGCCTGTGGGGACACACATTCCAATGAGCTCCAGATTTCTGTTATTGGCTCTGTTTTCCTGATGGTGCCACTCCTGCTCATCCTTATCTCCTATGGTCACATTGCCCGGACAGTGTTGGCCATCCAGTCCCAtgaagggaggaggaaggccTTCCAAACCTGTTCCTCTCACCTGGTGGTTGTTTTCCTCTTCTACTGCACAGTCACTGCTGTCTACATCCAGCCCCGAAGCCATTTTTCCCGGAAGGGAGGAAAGTTTCTAACTCTTTTCTACACTGTGGTGACCCCCACTCTCAACCCTCTCATCTATACCTTGAGGAACAAGGACATGAAGGGGGCTCTCAAGAGGCTATTTGGGAAAGACAGAACATCCAATGTGCAGTAA